A portion of the Amia ocellicauda isolate fAmiCal2 chromosome 22, fAmiCal2.hap1, whole genome shotgun sequence genome contains these proteins:
- the LOC136718026 gene encoding NLR family CARD domain-containing protein 3 — protein MALGPCILELQERRPELVQDWSKHVASFLDVLYRGQVITAEDVSLIRGENLGQMDQMRKLLDVLYSRGEESSRAFIVALHELEHRTRDLQPKPYSNGNGLSLIPSCHTVPVGTAPHGVGEIGKSVGRTESDVPHPESLQDLFQKHKKILVSQYNLVMDYVGNRGQGQPIQKKYTEITLVQKESFTVKGQHEVTEVGNAFKKLELEGMEHVCEFGTICENLLQLHKDTTLLSGVAGSGKTTVTKRLVQVWASDPHTSKIVFVFTFRELNLIMESKSLEDLLSSHYSHLKSILGQVLSSDPSRILIILDGLDEFSLPLDFEKTPKCTDTTLPQRIGDIVVNLIKGNLLPGSTLLITSRPHAVSKLPEQLVRYFYRILGFSSLQQKEYFRKSCDTPEVSEEIWEYISTQRPLLLMCHIPAFCWIVFTALQENVSLKDGNKNSTTVTEIYCRFLKAIVVFHGDQKAGSHIQSLLKATESLRTLKPLLKDLGALAFKGLVERRFIFDPRDLCRFSLDKSELSKMFLVEILKEDRDFLAYEKSYHFVHTSLQEFFAALYYMLESQTGIDPFSCLKPTLLPAPRRIAAKIQKFFGPRKVFRKRVKEAFYCSHRLQSGHLDLFCRFVSGLLVPRTRHILAGVFHPQRGPCTPSALFLFQFLHKQLENCSLPPERQVNVCHCLYEAQDPRMTERMGEWLSRMSQNQAWHSPRDWSELAFLLQLAHHLDELNLENSGLGVEGLRRLLPVLPFFTTLRLGQNPLGREGAVLMAAVLKSPDCKIERLWMVDTRLGSEGVQMLSEGLAKNSTVTDLRMAINSIGDEGAKCLAEVLKRNKTLKDIRLRDNVITDQGAELFMVALRENTTLEYLWLFDNKMSKEGVKKMKEFAKTREGLDIKVCI, from the exons ATGGCTCTGGGGCCCTGCATACTGGAGCTGCAGGAGAGGAGGCCGGAGCTGGTGCAGGACTGGAGCAAACACGTGGCCTCTTTCttggatgtcctgtatagaggcCAGGTTATAACTGCAGAGGATGTGAGCCTTATTCGTGGTGAAAACTTAGGACAGATGGACCAAATGAGAAAACTACTGGATGTGCTTTATAGCAGGGGCGAGGAGTCCAGCAGAGCCTTCATCGTGGCACTCCATGAATTAGAGCACCGCACGAGGGACCTCCAGCCAAAACCATACAGTAATGGCAATGGCCTGAGTCTGATCCCTTCCTGTCACACAGTACCAGTCGGCACGGCTCCTCACGGTGTGGGGGAGATCGGTAAAAGTGTCGGTCGGACTGAAAGTGATGTTCCTCACCCAGAAAGTCTCCAGGACCTGTTTCAAAAGCACAAGAAGATTTTGGTCAGTCAGTACAATCTGGTTATGGATTATGTTGGTAACAGAGGCCAAGGGCAACCCATCCAGAAGAAGTACACTGAAATAACCCTGGTTCAGAAGGAAAGCTTCACTGTGAAAGGGCAGCATGAGGTAACTGAAGTGGGCAACGCCTTTAAGAAACTGGAGCTGGAGGGGATGGAACACGTGTGTGAGTTTGGGACGATCTGCGAGAATCTGTTGCAGCTGCACAAGGACACCACTCTGCTCTCTGGAGTGGCCGGCAGTGGCAAGACCACTGTCACCAAACGCTTGGTCCAGGTCTGGGCCAGCGATCCACACACTTCCAAGATTGTCTTTGTCTTCACCTTCAGGGAGCTGAACCTGATCATGGAGTCCAAGAGCTTAGAGGATCTGCTCTCCTCGCACTACAGCCACCTGAAGTCCATCTTAGGCCAGGTTTTGTCCTCCGACCCCTCACGTATTTTAATCATACTTGATGGGCTGGACGAGTTCAGCTTACCGTTGGATTTTGAAAAGACCCCGAAGTGCACAGACACCACTCTGCCCCAGAGGATCGGAGACATAGTGGTGAACCTCATCAAGGGGAACTTGTTGCCTGGCTCCACGTTGCTCATCACTTCCAGGCCGCACGCCGTCTCCAAGCTCCCAGAGCAGCTTGTCCGCTACTTTTACCGCATACTGGGTTTCTCATCTCTCCAGCAGAAAGAATATTTCAGGAAGAGCTGTGATACTCCTGAGGTGTCGGAGGAAATATGGGAATACATCTCCACCCAGCGCCCTCTCCTCCTCATGTGTCATATTCCAGCCTTCTGCTGGATTGTCTTCACTGCCCTGCAGGAAAATGTCTCGCTGAAAGACGGGAACAAAAATTCAACCACTGTGACCGAGATCTACTGCAGGTTTCTCAAAGCCATTGTGGTCTTTCACGGGGACCAGAAAGCCGGGTCTCACATTCAAAGCCTCCTGAAGGCAACAGAGTCACTGCGAACTTTGAAGCCTTTGCTTAAAGACTTGGGAGCGCTGGCATTCAAAGGTCTAGTGGAGCGGAGGTTCATCTTCGACCCCAGGGACCTCTGCAGGTTTTCCCTTGACAAGAGCGAGCTGTCCAAAATGTTCCTTGTGGAGATCCTCAAAGAAGACAGAGACTTCCTCGCCTACGAGAAGAGCTATCACTTTGTGCACACCAGCTTGCAGGAGTTCTTTGCAGCTCTGTATTATATGTTGGAATCCCAAACTGGGATAGATCCCTTCTCCTGCCTCAAGCCGACTTTACTCCCTGCTCCACGGAGGATAGCGGCCAAGATCCAGAAGTTCTTTGGCCCGAGAAAAGTGTTCAGGAAGCGGGTGAAAGAGGCCTTCTACTGCAGCCATCGGCTTCAGTCGGGGCATCTGGATCTGTTCTGCAG GTTTGTGTCCGGCCTGCTGGTGCCCAGGACGCGCCACATCCTAGCGGGAGTCTTTCACCCCCAGCGAGGTCCCTGCACCCCCAGCGCACTCTTCCTCTTCCAGTTCCTTCACAAGCAGCTGGAGAACTGCAGTCTGCCACCTGAGAGGCAGGTCAATGTGTGCCACTGCCTGTATGAGGCGCAGGACCCCAGAATGACTGAGAGGATGGGGGAATGGCTAAGCAGGATGTCCCAGAACCAGGCCTGGCACTCCCCCAGGGACTGGTCTGAGCTGGCCTTCCTGCTCCAACTCGCGCACCACCTGGACGAGCTGAACCTGGAGAACAGCGGCCTGGGAGTGGAGGGGCTGCGCCGCCTGCTGCCCGTCCTTCCCTTCTTCACCACCCTCCG GCTGGGCCAGAATCCCTTGGGCAGAGAGGGGGCCGTGCTGATGGCTGCGGTGCTGAAGAGCCCGGACTGCAAGATCGAGAGGCTGTG GATGGTTGACACCAGGCTTGGCTCAGAGGGAGTCCAGATGTTGTCAGAGGGATTAGCGAAGAACAGCACTGTGACGGATCTCAG GATGGCCATTAACAGCATTGGGGATGAAGGGGCCAAATGTCTCGCGGAAGTCCTGAAAAGAAACAAGACCTTAAAAGACATCCG GTTAAGGGACAACGTGATAACCGATCAGGGGGCCGAGCTCTTCATGGTAGCTCTGAGAGAGAACACCACGCTGGAGTACCTATg GCTGTTCGACAACAAGATGTCCAAGGAAGGAGTGAAGAAAATGAAGGAGTTTGCCAAGACCCGGGAGGGACTAGATATCAAAGTGTGCATCTGA